A window of the Macrobrachium rosenbergii isolate ZJJX-2024 chromosome 43, ASM4041242v1, whole genome shotgun sequence genome harbors these coding sequences:
- the LOC136828685 gene encoding mucin-2-like isoform X1, translating into MAGARLLASSAFLLLFMLTGNSFAEQQKTQSQAEVSSKKQCVEAKGVCSKGGESSCVKEFGNDWKPDLELKCTDGLCCVPVKGVRQNTVENPPKKRGPKKGEKTLGKGKPEGKRTDKKNSGGRGPEAKNAGGNGGKNLGTEKPVGQKLKGNNLGGGKSDGKKGNGANPGKENQEAKKSNGKNENKVGQGQHGPKKPNEQKAGQGEHGPKKPNVNKEGQGKHGQKNSNVKKPGQREHGPKKGNRNKEGQGKHGQKNSNVKKPGQREHGPKKGNRNKEGQGKHGLKNSNVKKPGQREHGPKKPNVNKEGQGKHGQKNSNVKKPGQREHGPKKGNRNKEGQGKHGLKNSNIKKPGQREHGPKKGNRNKEGQGKHGLKNSNVKKPGQREHGPKKGNRNKEGQGKHGLKNSNVKKPGQREHGPKKGNRNKEGHGKHGLKNSNVKKPGQREHGPKKPGGKTGKEAGKRKHGGKEGNRKKGKNLEKGKQGGKKGESQKHKKLEGKHGTRKENGKSGQKQRNGQKGGSHKKPGNKSNGDRKPGKGSSSKNSDKNGGGKHQGVKQEKRKCTKQHKTCTKKGGKCTHVSIECEVLDKEDGSNLCKGASCRCCKQKPKKCTSKPKCDKNGGKCKKKCGKREAEVPKGCKGGKKCKCCVKSCMPKKKCMKAKGRCRGKCKKNEEELRKGCSSPKLCKCCIKKCKILAACVAAGGSCVTNKKYCLSGVVLPKACKGPKCKCCLPSTTSQGSTTTTTPPAVTTTTTTTAVTTSTTSPVVTTSTTTPAVTTSTTRSTVTTTSTRSPVNTTSTTISPVNTTSTTISSVNTTSTTISPVNTTSTTISPVNTTSTTISSVNTTTTVNGTTNTTGVLSNVTTTTTGNTSNVLVSNTTSSTTNVTSPQGNTTTTTTINATTPQTTNVTTQTTNVTTQNTSVTTPIAVANSSNSSSLSTTTTVNGTNTTATTPSSTTTNSTNSTSTSSTTTTTTNSTNSTSTSSTTTTTNPTNSTSTSSTTTTTNPTNSTSTSSTTTTTNPTNSTSTSSTTTTTNPTNSTSTSSTTTTTNPTNSTSTSSTTTTTNPTNSTSTSSTTTTTNPTNSTSTSSTSTSTSTSTSTSTSTSTSTSTSTSTSTSTSTSTSTSTSTSTSTSTSTSTSTSSTSSTSSTSSTSLLSLLYAQIAALQQLQTALTNSINVLTLLANALQTIVNALGRKKRDLKILHRSKRDLNNNLDSLASNLDDLLGAVNSNNTDRINNITSIIQTVRGNLGVPSGINDTLKQKAQIVQNKTQADTDAINKLLSSVAKEISRVNGLIIINNGTTLAQPTTSSTIPSTSTTALTNSTVPSSPTSLVSSSNSSTISITPNSTANVTILLSTLYAKIQDLGNILDALNNATAAIKDLITVINSLTGQGGGRYKRSFDEKSRWRRDITFDFDGLLSELEQAALANNTVLVKSKTSVLISQTSSLRSLQGNVSDADKVKLAAVSNKASTTVENITKVTIIIKIEISKINSEIIKAGGTTKAPVPTVIIPSSVPPNAFTTTQKDISVTSPTQQSGSTTKGLTSTSATKSAASTQMQSSTGIGQASTTAIGQSPTTATVLPSTITSPSQGSASTTNGLILTSAIQSTVTNQIQSSTASSLTSALGSTSTTKGTTQGASSTDSVSASTTAGPVSTVLALVLQLEAEIMNLTIVNETLANVTETLQETTEALDELSNTINSTLSNSTSNSTLKRVKRASEVVEIQTLVTNILLLKTAIQVRNVGDMQIMIITIKIQVIRITKITVTIRNTGIVPYMLGDNVKAANSQLSLVVVAVKTEIITITLEKKLKVDKLAAAKNKNPPTVPATPANNNPSTVLPQEGTIKTSAAQATVSQGGIFITPTANAVTPQRSNVTPPETSATVSQGSDVTPPTGSNVAPPVGSSVTSSAGSNVAPPTGNNVAPPAGSNVTSPAGSNAAPSAGSSVISPTGSNIAPPAGSNATSPAGSSAAPPAPSNVTSPAGSSVAAPAGSNVTSTAGSSVAPPAASNVTSPAGSTVTPPATNATTPQGSNATPPVTNATISQGSSFTELVTNVTTLTVNATSVGGNGTITVAANATSNNGTLL; encoded by the exons ATGGCTGGTGCGCGGCTTTTGGCTTCGAgcgcttttcttcttctcttcatgcTAACTGGGAATTCTTTCGCAGAACAG CAGAAAACCCAGAGCCAGGCGGAAGTCAGTTCCAAGAAGCAATGCGTGGAAGCAAAGGGCGTTTGCAGCAAAGGTGGGGAGAGCAGCTGTGTGAAGGAGTTTGGAAACGACTGGAAACCAGACCTAGAACTAAAATGCACGGATGGCCTTTGCTGCGTACCTG TCAAAGGAGTTCGCCAAAACACCGTAGAGAATCCGCCCAAAAAGAGAGGTCCGAAAAAGGGTGAAAAGACCTTAGGAAAAGGAAAACCTGAGGGAAAGAGAACAGACAAAAAGAATTCAGGCGGGAGAGGACCTGAGGCAAAGAACGCTGGTGGAAATGGTGGAAAGAACTTAGGGACAGAAAAACCAGTGGGACAGAAATTGAAGGGCAATAACTTGGGCGGAGGAAAATCTGATGGAAAGAAAGGGAATGGAGCGAACCCaggaaaagaaaatcaagaggcaAAGAAAAGTAATGGGAAGAATGAAAACAAGGTAGGGCAAGGGCAGCATGGACCAAAGAAACCTAATGAACAGAAAGCAGGGCAAGGCGAACATGGGCCAAAGAAACCTAATGTAAATAAAGAAGGGCAAGGAAAACATGGCCAAAAGAACTCTAATGTAAAGAAGCCAGGGCAAAGAGAACATGGGCCAAAGAAaggtaatagaaataaagaaggaCAAGGAAAACATGGCCAAAAGAACTCTAATGTAAAGAAGCCAGGGCAAAGAGAACATGGGCCAAAGAAaggtaatagaaataaagaaggaCAAGGAAAACATGGCCTAAAGAACTCTAATGTAAAGAAGCCAGGGCAAAGAGAACATGGGCCAAAGAAACCTAATGTAAATAAAGAAGGGCAAGGAAAACATGGCCAAAAGAACTCTAATGTAAAGAAGCCAGGGCAAAGAGAACATGGGCCAAAGAAaggtaatagaaataaagaaggaCAAGGAAAACATGGCCTAAAGAACTCTAATATAAAGAAACCAGGGCAAAGAGAACATGGGCCAAAGAAaggtaatagaaataaagaaggaCAAGGAAAACATGGCCTAAAGAACTCTAATGTAAAGAAGCCAGGGCAAAGAGAACATGGGCCAAAGAAaggtaatagaaataaagaaggGCAAGGAAAACATGGCCTAAAGAACTCTAATGTAAAGAAACCAGGGCAAAGAGAACATGGGCCAAAGAAaggtaatagaaataaagaaggGCATGGAAAACATGGCCTAAAGAACTCTAATGTAAAGAAACCAGGGCAAAGAGAACATGGGCCAAAGAAACCTGGTGGAAAGACTGGAAAGGAGGCAGGGAAAAGAAAACATGGGGGTAAGGAAGGCAatcgaaagaaaggaaagaacttAGAGAAAGGCAAACAGGGAGGAAAGAAAGGTGAGTCACAGAAACACAAGAAATTAGAAGGAAAACATGGAACAAGGAAAGAGAATGGCAAAAGTGGTCAAAAGCAAAGGAATGGACAGAAAGGAGGGAGTCACAAGAAACCAGGAAATAAATCGAATGGCGATAGAAAACCCGGCAAAGGAAGCTCAAGCAAGAATTCCGATAAGAACGGAGGTGGGAAGCACCAGGGTGTTAAGCAGGAAAAGAGGAAGTGCACGAAGCAGCACAAGACCTGCACCAAAAAGGGAGGCAAGTGCACCCACGTCAGCATCGAGTGCGAAGTTCTGGATAAGGAAGACGGCAGCAATCTCTGCAAGGGAGCCTCCTGCAGATGTTGCAAACAGAAACCCAAAA AATGCACAAGCAAACCAAAATGCGACAAGAATGgaggaaaatgcaagaaaaaatgtGGCAAAAGGGAAGCCGAAGTTCCCAAAGGGTGCAAAGGAGGCAAGAAATGCAAATGCTGCGTCAAATCTTGCATGCCAAAGAAAAAGTGCATGAAGGCCAAAGGCCGTTGCAgaggaaaatgcaagaaaaacgAGGAAGAGCTTCGTAAGGGATGCAGCAGTCCAAAGCTTTGCAAGTGCTGCATCAAGAAGTGCAAGATACTTGCCGCTTGCGTCGCAGCTGGAGGTTCCTGCGTCACAAATAAGAAGTATTGTCTGTCTGGGGTCGTGCTTCCGAAGGCTTGCAAAGGGCCCAAGTGCAAATGCTGCTTGCCTTCTACAACAA gtCAGGGAAGCACGACTACAACAACACCTCCAGCAGTCACGACTACAACAACAACTACAGCAGTCACGACTTCAACAACATCTCCAGTAGTCACGACTTCAACAACAACTCCAGCAGTCACGACTTCAACAACAAGAAGTACGGTAACTACGACGTCAACAAGATCTCCGGTAAACACGACTTCAACGACAATATCGCCGGTAAACACGACCTCAACGACAATATCGTCGGTAAACACGACCTCAACGACAATATCGCCGGTAAACACGACCTCAACGACAATATCGCCGGTAAACACGACCTCAACGACAATATCGTCGGTAAACACGACTACAACAGTGAACGGGACAACAAATACAACAGGAGTTTTGTCAAACGTGACTACAACCACTACAGGAAATACATCAAATGTACTAGTAAGCAACACAACTTCATCAACAACCAATGTAACATCACCACAAGGAaacacaaccacaacaacaacaataaatgcAACAACTCCACAAACTACCAATGTAACAACACAAACTACCAATGTAACGACACAAAATACCAGTGTAACAACACCAATTGCCGTAGCAAATAGTTCAAACTCCTCATCATTGTCGACGACAACTACAGTTAATGGAACAAACACAACAGCAACAACcccatcatcaacaacaacaaactcTACGAACAGCACATCTacctcatcaacaacaacaacaacaacaaactctACGAACAGCACATCTAcgtcatcaacaacaacaacaacaaaccctACGAACAGCACATCTacctcatcaacaacaacaacaacaaaccctACGAACAGCACATCTacctcatcaacaacaacaacaacaaaccctACGAACAGCACATCTacctcatcaacaacaacaacaacaaaccctACGAACAGCACATCTacctcatcaacaacaacaacaacaaaccctACGAACAGCACATCTacctcatcaacaacaacaacaacaaaccctACGAACAGCACATCTacctcatcaacaacaacaacaacaaaccctACGAACAGCACATCTAcctcatcaacatcaacatcaacatcgACATCAACATCCACATCAACATCCACATCCACATCCACATCAACATCCACATCCACATCCACATCCACATCcacatcaacatcaacatcaacatccacatcaacatcaacatcaacatcaacatccaCATCAACAAGTTCTACAAGTTCTACAAGTTCTACAAGTTCTACAAGTCTATTATCATTACTTTATGCTCAGATTGCTGCGCTACAGCAATTACAGACTGCACTTACAAATTCTATCAACGTACTGACCCTTTTAGCAAATGCACTACAAACCATTGTTAATGCTCTCGGTAGGAAAAAAAGggatttaaaaattttgcataGATCAAAACGTGATTTAAATAACAATTTAGATAGCTTAGCTTCCAATCTGGATGATCTTCTGGGAGCTGTTAACTCAAACAATACTGATAGAATCAATAATATAACTTCTATTATACAAACAGTTCGGGGAAACTTGGGAGTTCCTAGTGGGATAAACGATACTCTAAAACAGAAGGCTCAAATAGTACAAAATAAAACCCAAGCGGATACAGATGCAATAAACAAACTATTGAGCAGCGTAGCTAAAGAAATTTCCAGAGTGAACGGACTTATCATAATCAACAATGGTACGACTTTAGCACAACCAACAACTAGTTCTACAATTCCAAGTACCAGTACCACCGCATTAACAAATTCCACTGTGCCGTCATCCCCTACAAGTTTAGTATCATCATCTAATTCCTCAACCATTTCTATAACACCAAATTCAACAGCCAATGTGACAATTTTATTATCAACATTGTATGCAAAAATACAGGATCTTGGAAACATTTTAGATGCATTAAATAATGCTACTGCTGCAATAAAAGATTTGATTACAGTGATAAACAGTCTGACTGGTCAAGGTGGTGGTCGGTACAAAAGAAGTTTCGATGAAAAATCAAGATGGAGACGTGACATAACCTTTGATTTTGATGGCCTGCTAAGTGAACTAGAACAAGCAGCTCTTGCCAATAACACTGTTCTAGTAAAGTCTAAAACTTCAGTCCTTATATCACAGACATCATCTCTGAGATCTCTTCAAGGAAATGTAAGTGATGCAGATAAGGTAAAACTGGCTGCTGTTAGTAATAAGGCCTCTACAACAGTAGAGAATATAACAAAAGTTACAATCattattaaaattgaaattagCAAAATAAATAGTGAAATTATAAAGGCAGGTGGAACTACAAAAGCACCTGTGCCAACAGTGATAATACCTTCATCTGTACCACCAAATGCATTTACTACTACACAAAAGGACATCTCAGTTACAAGCCCAACGCAGCAGTCAGGCTCAACAACTAAGGGTCTTACGTCCACATCAGCCACCAAATCTGCAGCATCAACACAGATGCAAAGCTCAACAGGTATAGGACAAGCTTCCACAACAGCTATAGGACAATCTCCCACAACGGCTACAGTGTTGCCTTCAACAATTACAAGCCCTTCACAGGGATCAGCCTCAACAACTAATGGTCTTATTTTGACATCAGCCATTCAATCTACAGTGACAAATCAGATACAAAGCTCAACAGCTTCGTCTCTGACCTCTGCACTGGGATCAACTTCAACAACGAAAGGCACTACACAAGGAGCGTCCTCAACAGACTCGGTGTCCGCATCCACCACGGCAGGACCAGTCTCCACAGTGTTAGCTTTAGTGCTCCAGCTTGAGGCAGAAATAATGAATCTTACCATTGTAAATGAAACACTTGCCAATGTAACAGAAACTTTGCAAGAGACAACAGAAGCACTCGATGAACTTTCAAATACCATTAACTCAACTCTGAGTAACAGCACCAGTAACAGCACTCTAAAAAGGGTAAAAAGGGCATCTGAAGTTGTGGAAATTCAGACACTAGTCACAAACATTCTCTTACTTAAAACTGCAATTCAAGTGAGGAATGTTGGTGATATGCAGATAATgataattaccataaaaatacaGGTGATCAGGATCACAAAAATAACAGTTACAATAAGAAACACTGGAATAGTCCCATATATGCTGGGGGACAATGTGAAGGCGGCAAACAGTCAATTAAGCTTGGTTGTAGTTGCTGTAAAAACTGAGATAATAACTATTACATTAGAGAAAAAGCTAAAAGTTGATAAATTAGcagcagcaaaaaataaaaatcctcctACTGTGCCAGCAACTCCAGCAAACAATAACCCATCAACAGTACTTCCACAAGAAGGCACCATAAAAACATCAGCAGCCCAGGCAACAGTATCACAGGGAGGTATTTTTATAACACCAACAGCCAATGCAGTGACCCCACAAAGAAGTAATGTAACACCACCAGAAACCAGTGCAACGGTCTCACAAGGAAGCGATGTAACACCACCAACAGGAAGCAATGTAGCACCACCAGTCGGAAGCAGTGTAACATCATCAGCAGGAAGCAATGTAGCACCACCAACAGGAAACAATGTAGCACCACCAGCAGGAAGTAACGTAACATCACCGGCAGGAAGCAATGCAGCACCATCAGCAGGAAGTAGTGTAATATCACCAACAGGAAGCAATATAGCACCTCCAGCCGGAAGCAACGCAACATCACCAGCAGGAAGCAGTGCAGCACCACCAGCTCCAAGCAATGTAACATCACCAGCAGGAAGCAGTGTAGCAGCACCAGCAGGAAGCAATGTAACATCAACAGCAGGAAGCAGTGTAGCACCACCAGCAGCAAGCAATGTAACATCACCAGCAGGAAGCACCGTGACACCACCAGCAACCAATGCAACGACCCCACAAGGAAGCAATGCAACACCACCGGTAACCAATGCAACAATCTCACAGGGAAGCAGTTTTACAGAGCTAGTAACCAATGTGACAACACTAACAGTGAATGCAACATCAGTAGGAGGAAATGGTACAATAACTGTAGCCGCAAATGCGACATCAAATAATGGAACACTTCTCTAG